In a genomic window of uncultured Flavobacterium sp.:
- a CDS encoding RagB/SusD family nutrient uptake outer membrane protein — protein sequence MKNTYLYIFCLTLLSLGSCSLETEPLVQQTDTNFYKTTDDAYSALVGCYDGLQVATGASGLGVPVISEVMSDDCFGGTGNSDGYNYAAIDEFDISRSPSDVDMLNGNWIGYYKAIYRCNVFLSKMDQIDWKGDTALKNTYTSETRFIRAYLYFEMARLWGSVPLLTAPSSDNIPQAAPEEIYKVIAEDLVFASNNLPAVAYNATTSGRITKWAAKSLLGRVYLYYTGYYGKTDLAGVVTKTQALANLEDVIASSGHGLVDDFSTLWPAASVDKYAGEGNKEIVFSVKYSYTSDYSGNTDGNHWMVMFGMREFSSYPYGRGWGVTVNSKLWKAYSATDTRRVASVIGIDEEKIKFDKINNQREYTGYYNKKYSPMVDKNGKDMPLVMGSQYWDIGQFQDYVVLRYADVLLMAAELGSGSAQTYFDDVRRRAYKENFTALPVNADNILNERHLEFALEGIRYWDLLRQGVGKASTTIAETTTLLSGGVAGTKTISAAKIQATKGLQQIPNTQITLSGGVLKQNAGW from the coding sequence ATGAAAAATACCTATCTATATATTTTCTGTTTGACGCTATTGTCATTGGGTTCTTGTAGTTTAGAAACAGAACCGTTAGTACAACAAACAGATACAAATTTTTATAAAACAACAGATGATGCTTATTCAGCATTAGTAGGTTGTTACGATGGTTTGCAAGTTGCAACCGGAGCAAGTGGTTTGGGAGTTCCTGTAATTAGTGAAGTAATGTCTGACGACTGTTTCGGCGGAACCGGAAATTCTGATGGTTACAATTATGCAGCAATCGATGAGTTTGATATTTCACGTTCACCTTCAGATGTTGATATGCTTAACGGTAACTGGATTGGTTATTACAAAGCAATTTATCGTTGTAATGTTTTCTTATCGAAAATGGATCAGATTGACTGGAAAGGCGATACAGCTTTAAAAAATACATATACATCAGAAACTAGATTTATCAGAGCCTATTTATATTTTGAAATGGCACGTTTATGGGGAAGTGTACCATTGTTAACAGCACCTTCTTCTGATAATATACCACAAGCAGCTCCTGAAGAAATCTACAAAGTAATCGCAGAAGATTTAGTATTCGCTTCAAACAATTTGCCTGCCGTTGCCTATAATGCTACAACAAGTGGACGTATTACAAAATGGGCAGCAAAATCTTTACTTGGACGTGTTTATTTATACTACACAGGATATTACGGAAAAACAGATTTAGCAGGAGTAGTAACTAAAACACAAGCTTTAGCAAACCTGGAAGATGTTATCGCATCAAGTGGTCACGGCTTAGTAGATGACTTTTCTACTTTATGGCCAGCAGCTTCAGTTGATAAATATGCCGGAGAAGGAAATAAAGAAATAGTGTTCTCTGTGAAATACTCTTATACAAGTGATTATAGCGGAAACACAGACGGAAACCATTGGATGGTAATGTTCGGTATGAGAGAATTTTCATCTTACCCATACGGACGTGGTTGGGGAGTTACAGTAAACTCTAAATTATGGAAAGCCTACAGCGCAACAGATACAAGACGTGTAGCAAGTGTAATTGGAATCGATGAAGAAAAAATAAAATTCGATAAAATCAATAATCAAAGAGAATACACAGGTTACTATAACAAGAAATATTCTCCAATGGTTGACAAAAACGGAAAAGATATGCCACTTGTTATGGGAAGTCAATATTGGGATATCGGACAATTTCAGGATTATGTTGTGTTAAGATATGCAGATGTTTTGTTAATGGCTGCTGAATTAGGAAGCGGAAGTGCGCAGACTTATTTTGATGATGTGAGAAGAAGAGCTTACAAAGAGAATTTTACAGCTTTACCGGTAAATGCTGATAATATACTGAACGAAAGACATTTGGAATTTGCTCTTGAAGGAATTAGATATTGGGATTTATTACGTCAGGGTGTTGGAAAAGCTTCTACTACAATTGCAGAAACTACAACATTATTAAGTGGTGGAGTTGCCGGAACAAAAACAATTTCTGCAGCTAAAATCCAAGCTACAAAAGGACTACAACAAATTCCGAATACACAGATCACATTATCTGGAGGAGTTTTGAAACAAAATGCAGGTTGGTAA